The segment TAACAAATGCTTTCGGAAGCCAGATAGTAAAGGCCGGTTTTCCGGCGCACTGAAGGAAGGAAAAAGACATGAGCGACAGTGTCGACATCTATCACAACCCCCGCTGCAGCAAATCACGGGCGACCCTGGAACTCCTGGAATCACGAGGAATCGACGTTTCCGTGATCGAGTATCTGAAAGAGCCGCCGGACGATATCGAGCTTCGCCAGCTGCTCGATCTGCTGGGCATATCCGCACGCGAGCTGCTGCGTACGGGCGAAGCGCCGTACAAGGAACTCAACCTTGCCGACCCGTCGAAAACCGAAGACGAGATCATCGACGCGATACTCAAATTTCCGATCCTGATGGAGCGACCGATCGTAACGACGAG is part of the Alphaproteobacteria bacterium genome and harbors:
- the arsC gene encoding arsenate reductase (glutaredoxin) (This arsenate reductase requires both glutathione and glutaredoxin to convert arsenate to arsenite, after which the efflux transporter formed by ArsA and ArsB can extrude the arsenite from the cell, providing resistance.), encoding MSDSVDIYHNPRCSKSRATLELLESRGIDVSVIEYLKEPPDDIELRQLLDLLGISARELLRTGEAPYKELNLADPSKTEDEIIDAILKFPILMERPIVTTSSKARIGRPPEAVLEIL